The segment GCCCCCGCTGCCCCCCACCGTGCCGAAATCGAGCACGTCGTGCGGCGGCTCCTTTACCAGCGGCTCGGTCAGCCGCTGCCACGTTCCGCCCGGGCGCCGCGACCGCTGATCGTCAACGTCAGCGCCCGGCACTGCCATCTCACCCCGCAGGCCGTCGAAACGCTTTTCGGCCGCGGTCACCAGCTCCAGCCGAAGAAATGGCTCTATCAGGCCGGCCAGTTCGCCGCCGAGGAGACCGTCACGCTCATCGGCCCGCGCAGCCGGGTCATCTCCAATCTCCGCATCCTGGGCCCCTGCCGCGATCTGAACCAGGTCGAGCTCGCCAATACCGATGCGATCTCGCTCGGTTTCGAGGCGCCGGTGCGCGCGTCCGGCGACATCAAAGGCACTCCCGGCTGCATGCTGATGGGCCCGGTCGGTTTCCTGGAGCTGCCGCAGGGCGTGATCCGCGCCGCGCCGCACGTGCACATGCACCCCGACGACGCCGCGTTTTACGGCGTGAAGCCTGGCAGTTTCATCCACCTCCGCGTCGGCGGCCCATGCGCGATGACGTTCGACCGGATGCTCGTGCGCGTTTCGCCCGATTTCAAACTCGAGGTGCACATCGACACCGATGAGGGCAACGCCTGCGGTCTCACCCCCGGCACGCCGTGCGAGCTCGTTCCCTGACTTCGGCGCCTGCCGTAACCATCGCCTGCCTTTTTCTCCTGATCGTCCCAACCCAACTCAATCCCACGTCTCATGAATGAATCCCTCGGCATGATCGAAACCAAGGGCTACGTTGGCTCCATCGAAGCCAGCGACGCCATGGTCAAAGCGGCCGGCGTCTCGCTCGCCCGCCAGGTCCAGATCGGTGGCGGCCTCGTCACCATCATCGTCAAAGGCGACGTCGGCAGCGTGAAAGCCGCCGTCGAAGCCGGCGCCGATGCCGCCAAGCGCGTCGGTGAACTCGTCTGCGCCCACGTCATCGCCCGCCCGCACGGCGAGCTGCTGAAACAATTCGGCTTGGCCTGACCCACGTAGGGCCGGCGCTCGCCGCCGGCCGCGGCTGCCGGCGAGCGGCAGCCCTACAGTTCCCCTCCTCAACTCTTATCTATCAATTGTTCGTCCAACTCCGCCGCGTTCGCGGCGCTCTCCCATGGCACAAGAAGCTCTCGGCATGATTGAAACCAAAGGCCTCTGCGCTCTCCTCGAGGCCTCCGACGCCGCCCTCAAGGCGGCCAACGTTACGATGACCGGCTACGAAGCGATTGGCTCGGGCCACGTCGCCGGATTTTTCCGCGGCGACGTCGCGTCCCTCAAAGCCGCCGTCGATGCCGGCGCCGAAGCCGCCAAGCGCGTCGGCGAGGTCATCGCGGTCCAGGTGATTCCGCGGCCGCACGACGAGCTCAGCAACCTCGGCAAGTGGCTCGCGTGATCAGCTTGGCGCATTAACGACGCCGTTTGGTTGTAGCCGGGGTCGTCGACCCCGGCACCGGGCTCAACGAGCCCGGCTACATCCGACCCTCCCTTGAAACTCCTCGTCGCCAATCTCGGCTCCACGTCGTTCAAATACCGGCTGTTTTCGCTCAACGGCGAACAGGCGGCATTGCTCGCACGCGGTGGCAGCGAACGCGTCACGGACTACGGCGCGGCGATCGATCACGCCCTGGGCGAGCTCGCTCGGGGCGGCCACGTGCAGCGCGGGGAGGAATTGGACGGCGTTGGGTTCAAGACCGTCTTCGGCGGCGAACTCACCGGCTGTGTACTCGCCGACGAGCGCGTCGAGCAGGCGCTGCTCGACACCGCCGATCTCGCACCGGCGCACAATCCGCCGTATGCCGCGGGACTGAAACTCTTCCGCGAGCGGCTGCCGTCGGTGCCGCGCGTGGCGCTGTTCGAGACCGCGTTTTATCAGTGGGTGCCGGATTATGCGCGCCGCTACGCGGTGCCCGAAGCCTGGCACGCGGCCGGCATTCGCCGCTTCGGTTTTCACGGCGCCAGTCACAAGTTCGTCGCGGAGCGCTCCGCCGAGCTGCTCGCTCGCGATGAAGTCGCCGCCGTCGCGCGCCGGCTTTACCTCGACGGTCCCCGTCCGATCGCCGGCGCGCCGCTGCGCGTGATTTCCTGCCATCTCGGCGGCTCGAGCTCCGTCACCGCGATCGTCGACGGCGTCGCGGTGGGGACGAGCATGGGCCTGAGCCCGCAATCCGGACTGGTGCAAAGCACGCGCGTGGGCGATCTCGATTCCGCCGCGCTCGGCTGCGCCATGCGCCGGCTCCAGCTCGCGCCCGCCGACGCCGAACGGCAGTTGGTAAAAGACAGCGGACTGCTCGGGCTCTCCGGCGTGAGCGGCGACCTGCGCGACATTCGCGCCGCTGCGGATCAGGGCAACGCCCGAGCCCAGCTCGCGATCGACGTCTTCATCCACAGCATCCGCCACTGGATCGGCGCGTTCTGGTTCGAACTCGGCGGCTGCGACGCGCTCGTGTTCACCGGTGGCATCGGAGAAAACAACCCCTGGCTGCGCGAGGCCGTCTGCACCGGGCTGTGCGATCTCGGTCTCTTCCTCGACCCCGACGCCAACGCGTCGTCACCGCCGGAGTTCAACCTCGCGGATCCGGATTCGCGCACGCGCGTGCTCGTCATTCCGGCGAACGAAGAACTGGTCGTCGCCCGCGAAGCCGCCCGGCTGATCGCCGCGCGAGCAATTCCGGCAGGGCCGCCGCTTGCCGCCGAGCCGCGACTGCCCGTGGACGGCAACCCTCCGACTCTTGACTCTCAACTCTCAACTCCTCGTTCAACTCTCAGCTCTAGACTCTGAGCTCCGGACTCTTCCTCAACCCTCAACTCTCAACTCCAACATCATGTCCCAACCCGCCCTCGGTCTCCTCGAAACGCGCGGTCTCACGGCGCTCGTCGCCGGTACCGACGCCATGCTCAAGTCTGCCAACGTCACGCTCGTCGGTCCGATGAAACAGGTCGGCAACGCGCTCGTGACCGCGGTTGTCACCGGCGATGTCGCCGCCGTCAAGGCCGCGACCGAAGCCGGCGCCGCCGCCGCCCGCCAATACGGCGAGGTCGTCACCGTGCAGGTGATCGCCCGGCCGCACGACGACATCGCCAGCGTTCTCCCGAAAGCGCCCGCTGCCAAAAAGTGAGGGTAGGGCGCGTTAGCCTTAACGCACCGCTCCCTTCTCGCACGCGCGACGGCGGCTTAAGGACAAGCCGCCCTACCGCCTCGCCCTCAACTCCAGTCTCCCCGGCCTTCGCCCGGTTCAGGGTCTCCGATTCTCAACCCTCAACTCGCTCCGAGCTCTCAGCTCTAGACTCTCGGCTCTCAGCTCATTCCCCATGTTCCTCGCCCGCGTCATCGGCTCCGTGGTCTCCACCAAAAAGGACGAGACCATGCGCGGCCGAAAACTCCTGCTCCTTCGTCCGATGCTGATCGACGAAGCGAATCCCGCCGCGTTCAAACCCGGCGCGAACACCGTGGTCGCGGTGGATGCCGTCGGTGCCGGCACTGGCGATCTCGTGCTGTTCTGCCAAGGTAGCTCCGCCCGCCAGGCCACCGGCATGAAGACGCTGCCGATCGACGCCGCCGTCGTCGGCCACGTCGACACCGTCGAGGTCATGGGCAAGCGGATCGCGTAACTTCAGGAGGTAGGGCGAACCGTCCCGGTGAGCCGCGGCTCGGCGAGGACGCCTCGCCCTACCAGCACTTCGCTCGCTCTCAGCTCTAGACTCTCCGCTCTAAGCTCTCATTTCCATGCCTTCCCTCCCGATCGACGAAACTCTCGTCCGCAGCGTCGTTG is part of the Opitutus terrae PB90-1 genome and harbors:
- the pduL gene encoding phosphate propanoyltransferase, giving the protein MSSTPPAPAAPHRAEIEHVVRRLLYQRLGQPLPRSARAPRPLIVNVSARHCHLTPQAVETLFGRGHQLQPKKWLYQAGQFAAEETVTLIGPRSRVISNLRILGPCRDLNQVELANTDAISLGFEAPVRASGDIKGTPGCMLMGPVGFLELPQGVIRAAPHVHMHPDDAAFYGVKPGSFIHLRVGGPCAMTFDRMLVRVSPDFKLEVHIDTDEGNACGLTPGTPCELVP
- a CDS encoding BMC domain-containing protein gives rise to the protein MAQEALGMIETKGLCALLEASDAALKAANVTMTGYEAIGSGHVAGFFRGDVASLKAAVDAGAEAAKRVGEVIAVQVIPRPHDELSNLGKWLA
- a CDS encoding BMC domain-containing protein, whose product is MNESLGMIETKGYVGSIEASDAMVKAAGVSLARQVQIGGGLVTIIVKGDVGSVKAAVEAGADAAKRVGELVCAHVIARPHGELLKQFGLA
- a CDS encoding BMC domain-containing protein; this encodes MSQPALGLLETRGLTALVAGTDAMLKSANVTLVGPMKQVGNALVTAVVTGDVAAVKAATEAGAAAARQYGEVVTVQVIARPHDDIASVLPKAPAAKK
- a CDS encoding EutN/CcmL family microcompartment protein yields the protein MFLARVIGSVVSTKKDETMRGRKLLLLRPMLIDEANPAAFKPGANTVVAVDAVGAGTGDLVLFCQGSSARQATGMKTLPIDAAVVGHVDTVEVMGKRIA
- a CDS encoding acetate/propionate family kinase → MKLLVANLGSTSFKYRLFSLNGEQAALLARGGSERVTDYGAAIDHALGELARGGHVQRGEELDGVGFKTVFGGELTGCVLADERVEQALLDTADLAPAHNPPYAAGLKLFRERLPSVPRVALFETAFYQWVPDYARRYAVPEAWHAAGIRRFGFHGASHKFVAERSAELLARDEVAAVARRLYLDGPRPIAGAPLRVISCHLGGSSSVTAIVDGVAVGTSMGLSPQSGLVQSTRVGDLDSAALGCAMRRLQLAPADAERQLVKDSGLLGLSGVSGDLRDIRAAADQGNARAQLAIDVFIHSIRHWIGAFWFELGGCDALVFTGGIGENNPWLREAVCTGLCDLGLFLDPDANASSPPEFNLADPDSRTRVLVIPANEELVVAREAARLIAARAIPAGPPLAAEPRLPVDGNPPTLDSQLSTPRSTLSSRL